The Gordonia mangrovi genome includes the window TATCGAGGTGCCCAACACCGACCGAGAGATGGTGCGACTGGCCGATGTGCTCAAGGCGCCGAAGACCCGTAAGGACACCCATCCGTTGGTGATCGGCCTCGGCAAGGACATCGAGGGTGAGTTCGTCAGCGCGAATCTGGCGAAGATGCCCCACCTGCTGGTCGCCGGTTCCACCGGTTCGGGTAAGTCGAGCTTCGTCAACTCGATGCTGGTGTCGCTGCTGACCCGCGCCACCCCAGAAGACGTGCGGATGATCCTGATCGATCCCAAGATGGTGGAACTGACACCCTACGAGGGGATTCCGCATCTGATCACGCCGATCATCACGCAGCCGAAGAAGGCAGCCGCTGCGCTGGCGTGGCTGGTGGAGGAGATGGAGCAGCGCTATCAGGACATGAAGGCGTCCCGTGTGCGCCACATCGACGACTTCAACGCCAAGGTGCGGTCCGGCGAGATCACCACCCCGCTGGGCAGCGAACGCGTCTACAAGCCGTATCCCTACATCATGGCCATCGTCGACGAACTCGCCGACCTGATGATGACCGCCCCGCGCGACGTCGAGGACGCGATCGTCCGGATCACGCAGAAGGCGCGCGCCGCAGGCATCCATCTGGTGCTGGCCACCCAGCGCCCGTCGGTCGACGTCGTCACCGGGCTGATCAAGACCAACGTGCCATCGCGGCTGGCCTTCGCGACCTCGTCGCTCACCGACTCGCGCGTCATCCTCGACCAGCCGGGTGCGGAGAAACTCATCGGCATGGGCGACGGGCTGTTCTTGCCCATGGGTGCCAACAAGCCGATCCGTATGCAGGGCGCGTTCATCACCGACGAAGAAATCCAGGCGGTCGTCGACTACACCCGCGAGCAGAGCGAACCCGACTACACCGAGGGCGTGACCACGGCGAAGGCCGGCGACAAGAAGGAGATCGACGGCGACATCGGCAACGACCTCGACGACCTCCTGCAGGCCATCGAGTTGGTGGTGTCGAGCCAGTTCGGCTCCACCTCGATGCTGCAACGCAAACTGCGCGTGGGATTCGCCAAGGCGGGACGGTTGATGGACCTGATGGAGACCCGCGGCGTCGTCGGACCCAGCGAGGGCTCCAAGGCGCGCGAGGTGCTGGTCAAGCCGGAGGACCTCGCCGGGGTGATCACCTCGATCACCGGCGGTGCGGAGGCGGGTGACGAGGGCTGAGCGTCCGGTCGAGGAACCCTCACCCGAGCCCGTGCTCGGCAAGCCACGTGGCGGCCCGTCGTGCCGATGCACGGCTCAGCCAGGCGTCCTGGATGACCTCGACGAGTTCGTCGCGGGTGAGTTCGGCCACCCGTGAGATACGTAGCAGCACCGACAGGTGTCCGTCGAAGTGACCGGTGGTGAAGAACGGTGACCGCTCGTCCTGCACCAGGGCGAGCTTGTCGGCCTCCGAAGGAACCCAGATGACCACCACGTCGTCGTAGCGTTGCCCGGTGTCGGGATCGACAGCGTCCGGACGTGGCGTGCGGAAGAACACGAACGACTTGCCGCCGACCTGGTAGACCGGTCGGTCCGGATGTGTGCCGACGTCGGACACGTGCGGCATCCCACGGGCCGTCGAATGGATGTCCTCCACTGTCGCCGCGCGGTTCGGGAGCGGCATGGGTGCAACCGTACGCTCCGGTGTACTAGGCTGGGCGACGATCGAAGAGGGGAGTATCCCCGACCTCGCGACGTTTCCGTCAATACGGCCGAGTCCGGTGCACGATGCCGATCATCGTCATCCGGCCCGTCCCGGATTCGTCGGTCGGTGCCGGAGATGACCGTCGACAGGGCGGTGACCGGTAGCGGCGGGAGAGACCTCTGGCATCGCAACCGTAGTGCTGCGCGCTGGAGGAGATCGCTCGCATGGATGTTTCGTCAACCGTCTGGATCGTCACCTGTGTGGTGATCGCCGGGCTGTTCGTCTTCGACTTCTTCGCCCACGTCCGGGTACCCCACGCACCGTCGTTGAAGGAATCCGGTTCCTGGTCGGCGGTCTACATCGGCATCGCCATCCTGTTCGGCTTCTTCGTGTGGTGGCAATGGGGTGCCACCTACGGGGGTGAGTACTTCGCCGGCTATGTCACCGAGAAGGCACTGTCGGTCGACAACCTGTTCGTGTTCGTGATCATCATGTCGAAGTTCGCGGTGCCCAAGGAGTATCAGCAGAAGGTGCTGCTGCTCGGCATCGTGATGGCTCTGGTCCTGCGCGGTCTGTTCATCGCGGTGGGTGCCGCTGCGATCAACGCCTACGCATGGGTCTTCTATCTGTTCGGCGCGTTCCTGATCTACACCGCGATCAAGCTGGTCCGGGAGAGCGACGACCCGGTCGACCACGAGGAGCAGCGGGAAACGCGCCTGGAGCGCTTCGTCAAGCGCCGGCTGCGCACCACCGACGACTACGACCGCGACAAGTTGTTCACGCGCGTCAACGGCAAGCGGATGGCCACCCCGATGCTGATGGTGCTCATCGTCATCGGGTTCACCGACATCCTGTTCGCCCTGGATTCCATTCCCGCGATCTACGGCCTGACCCAGGAGCCCTACCTGGTGTTCACCGCGAACGCCTTCGCGCTCATGGGTCTTCGCCAGCTCTACTTCCTGCTCGGCGGGCTTCTCGACCGGCTGGTCTACCTGTCCTACGGGCTGTCGTTCATCCTGGCGTTCATCGGCGTGAAGCTGGTGCTGCACGCCCTGCACGAGAACACGCTGCCCTTCATCAACGGTGGTGAGCACGTCTCGGTGCCCGAGGTCTCCACTCCGGTATCGCTCGGCGTCATCGTGCTGACGTTGGTCATCACCACCGTCGCGAGCCTGATGAGTTCGAAGAACCGGACCCAGTCGGAATCCTCGGGGACCTGAGCGGACGGCTCACGCGCCGAACGGCCCGTACACCTGGGTCCACTCGACCACTCGCACGCCGTCCACCGCCTGATGGGCGTTGAACGGGTCGTTGGCCAGGAACGCCTCGGCGGCATCGAGTGAGTCGGCGCGGATGAGGATCAGTGCGCCGGTGCTGTCTGGATAAGGGCCACTGGTGAGCACGTTTCCGGCGCGGAACTCCTCGCCGAGCCACTCACGGTGCCGTGAACGGTATTCGTCGCGCACGGCGGCCTTGGCCGGTGTGTAGGTGTAGTGCACGGCGAAGATGGTCATCGTCGACTCCTGTCGGGATCAGTTCGGTCGGGTCAGTTCGGTCGGGTCAGTTGGGTCGGGTCAGTACAAGGTGGCGAGCATGCGTGTGTTGCCGAGCGTGTTGGGTTTCACGTAGCTCAGATCGAGGAACTCGGCGACGCCGGTGTCGTAAGAGCGGCACATCTCCTCGAACACCTCGCGGGTGACCGGCGTCCCCTCGATCTCGGCGAATCCGTGACGGGCGAAGAACGACGTCTCGAAGGTGAGCACGAACACCCGCGACAATTGCAGTTCGCGCGCGGCATCCATCAACCGGCCGACCAGTCGGTGGCCGATGCCCTGGCCGCCGTATCCGCTGTCGACGGCCACGGTGCGCACCTCGCCGAGGTCGGCCCACAGCACATGCAATGCGCCGCAGCCGACCACCACGCCGTCGATGTCGGCGACCCAGAACTCCTGGACCGATTCGTAGAGGGTGACCAGATTCTTCTCGAGCAGGATCCGGCCGGCGTACTGATCGATGAGTTCCTTGATCCGTGGGACGTCGGAGGTGCGTGCCCGCCGGATCACCGGCGTCCGGTCGCCACCGTCTCGGCCCGATTCCGGGCCGCCCGCACTCATTTCCGGCAATGTGGGGTCCGCGGGCGACGACGCCGGCTCGGGGGCGACAGGAGGCATGGCATCACAGAGTAGTCGCGAACGTGACCCGGGCGCACGGACCCGCGACGTGGGCCAGATAGGCTGTGACCGTGCGGGAGCAGTATCGCCGGGTCAGCGTGCGGCCACAACAGTCGCATGCACGACGGATCCGGGCATCATGACCGACCGCGTGCGTCGTGCGGTGGAGGAGAGCGGCGGTCTCGCGAACGCGGGCCGGGGTCCCGATCACATCACCGACCCGGTCGACCCGGTTCCCGTCGTCAACATCGCCAACGCGCTCACCGTGGTCCGGATCATTCTCGTCCCGGTCTTCATCGTCGCGCTGTTCATGGCCGGCGGCCACGACACCGGGTGGCGGATCGCCGCCGCGGTGATCTTCGGCATCGCGGCGATCACCGACCGCTACGACGGCCGGTTGGCCCGCGAGCGCGGTCTGGTCACCGACTTCGGGAAGCTGGCCGACCCGATCGCGGACAAGGCGCTCATCGGTTCGGCGTTGGTCGGGCTGTCGATTCTGGGGGATCTGTCGTGGTGGGTCACCGCGGTGATCTTGACACGTGAACTCGGGGTCACCGCCCTGCGCTTCTGGGTGCTGCGCCATGGGGTCATCCCGGCCAGCCGCGGCGGAAAGCTCAAGACGCTGCTGCAGGCCGTGGCCATCGGCCTGTACCTGTTGCCGCTGGCCGGTGTATGGCACGTGGTGGCCGCGGTCATCATGGGTGTCGCCGTGGTCGTCACCGTGCTCACCGGCGGTGACTACGTATGGCAGGCGCTGGTGCTGCGCCGGCGCTCGCTGCGGCAGACCGGACCGGGCCGCGTCACCGCTGGTGATTGACATGCCCGGCGTGTTCGCCCGTGGCGCAATCGGTGGTCGCCGCGCCGGGCGGCATCGGTCCCGATCTTCGACTACTGTCGTGGCACGGACGGCGGAGAGGTCGGGAACTCGCCCAGGGGTTCGAGCGTTGACATCGAGGATGCCCGGGTGTCGTGGCCGATCCGGCGTCATGATTCTCGTGGGTCACGATTTCCCTGGGTCACGATGTCAAGGCCGACGCCACGGACGGCAAGCAGTGAGGAGGACCTCGATGGCAGTGCTACTGCGTGAGGCGCTGGGAGACAGCCTGCGCCGGGTGCGAACCGCGCAGGGCCGTACCCTGCGTGAGGTGTCCACCGATGCCCGGGTCAGCCTCGGGTACCTCTCGGAGGTCGAGCGGGGTCAGAAGGAGGCGTCGAGCGAACTGCTGGCCGCCATCTGTGACGCGCTCGATGTCGAGATCGCCGAACTCCTGCTCGACGTGGGCCATGCGATGCTGCCCGCCGATCACGAACTCGTCGGCGCCGCCGACTCGGTGACGGCAGGCGAAGTGGGTGTGCTCGACGCGAAGGTCGTCATCCACGGCCCCGCCGGGCGTGCCGAAACCGCACTCGCCGCGGCCTGAGGTCAGCTGTCGAACCGACCCGACCCGTCGCCTCGCGTCGGTCACAACGGCTAGATTGGTAACACACCGCACCGAATACCGGACTATGGAGTTGACGCAAGTATGGCGAACCCGTTCGTGAAGTTGTGGCGCTATCTGATGGCACTCGGCAACGCGAAGATCGACGAGAACGCGGATCCGAAGGTCCAGATCCAGCAGGCGATCGAGGATGCTCAACGGCAGCATCAGGCGCTGTCGCAGCAGGCGGCCTCGGTGATCGGCAACCAGCGTCAGCTGGAGATGAAGCTCAACCGGCAACTCGAGGAGATCGAGAAGCTGCAGGCCAACACACGGCAGGCGCTGACGCTGGCCGACCAGGCCACCACTGCCGGTGACACGCAGAAGGCGCAGGAGTACACCAACGCCGCCGAGGCGTTCGCGGCGCAGCTCGTCACCGCGGAGCAGAGCGTCGAGGACCTCAAAGTGCTCCACGACCAGTCGCTGCAGGCTGCCGAGCAGGCCAAGAAGGCCGTCGAGCGGAACGCGATGGTGCTGCAGCAGAAGCTGGCCGAGCGCTCCAAGCTGCTCAGCCAACTCGAGCAGGCGAAGATGCAGGAGCAGGTCAGCGCGTCGCTCAACCAGATGAGTGAACTGTCTGTGCCGGGCAACACGCCGAACCTCGATCAGGTCCGTGACAAGATCGAACGTCGCTACGCCAACGCGCTCGGGCAGGCCGACCTCGCGCGCAACTCGGTTCAGGGACGCATGCACGAGGTCGAGCAGGCCGGCGTCCAGATGGCGGGCCACGCCCGTCTCGAGCAGATCCGCGCCAGCATGTCCGGCGGTGCGCTGCCGTCCTCGGGTTCGGCCGAGGCCGCTGCGCCGGCACAGCCGACCACCCAGCCCGCCACCGAACAGCCTCCCCAGACAGGCAACTGAGCAGACAGGCAACTGAGCAGACAGGCAACTGAGCATCACGAGACCGACGGCCTCCCACCGATGTGGGAGGCCGTCGTCGCGTCGTATCGCCATCGTCGCGGGACCTGATGCAGGACACGCCTTTCCCGCGTTCGCGCTCGCCGAACGGCTGACTTCCGCGGGTATCGAGACCGTCGTGTACACCGGCGAGCAGTGGCGTGCCACCGCCGGTACCCGGGGCGTATGTGTGGCAGCACTGCCGGGACTGGCCGCAATCACCGGTGACGACGACGCCGATGCCGGCGCCAAACTGAGCCGGCGCGCCGCGCGGATTGCGGTGGGGCTGGCGCCGATCCTCGCCACCACGCGTGTCGACCTGGTCATCTCGGATGTCATCACCGTCGGTGGGGCGTGGGCTGCCGAGCTGGCGGGCATCCCGTGGATCGAACTGTCGCCGCACCCGCTGTACCTGCCGTCGGCCGGCCGGCCGCCGATCGGCGCGGGGCTCGAACCGGGTGTGGGCCGGGCGGGTCGGCTGCGCGACGCCGCCCTGCGTACGGCGACCCGACGTTCGCTGCGAGCGGGCGAGCGACAGCGGGCCCGGGCGCGATCCACGATCGGGTTGTTCGGGCTCGGGGAGCCCGTCGCGCGACTGGTCGCCACGTTGCCCGGGCTCGAGGTGTGGCGACCGGACTGGCCCGCGGACACCCATCTGATCGGGCCGTTGTTGTGGGAACCCACCGACGCGGTCTTCGACCATCCCGCGGGCGATGGGCCGCTGGTGCTCATCGCGCCGTCCACCGCCGTCACCGGGGCGGCGGACATGGTGTCGACGACGCTGGCGGCGGTGACCGGCGAGCTCGCCGACTTGTCTGTGCGCGTGGTGGTCTCGGCGCTGCAGAGCCCGGACGGGATCGAATCGTCGGCTCGGGTGGTGGTGGGTACCGGCCGGCAGGACGAGGTGCTCACCCACGCCGCCCTGGTGATCTGCGGTGGCGGGCACGGGATGCTGGCCAAGTCGTTGATGGCCTCGGTGCCGGTGGTGACCGTACCCGGCGGTGGGGACCAGTGGGAACTGGCCAATCGGGTGCAGCGCCAGGGGAGCGGCGTGCTGGTGCGTCCGTTGACCGTCGACGCGGTGGCGGCCGCGGTCCGGGAGGTGCTGACCGATCCGGGATTCGCCGCAGCGGCTTCCCAGGTGTCGGTCTCGGCGCGCGAGGTCACCGATCCGGTCCGGATCGTGCAGTGGTTGCTCGATCGGTCGGGTCACCACCTCGCGTAGGCTGTCGGCGATGCGTCTCACCGAGTTCACCGAGCTGATGACCGAGCAATTCGGTACCCAATCGGCCGATTCGATCCTGGTCGACCACGTCCTGATCGACTTCGGGGGACGGACCGGGGCGCAGGCGATCGACGACGGAATCGACCCGCGCGACGTGTGGGTGGCCATCTGCCGGGATTTCGACGTCCCGCGCCACCGCTGGTGATCCTGGGCGTGTCACGCTTGCCATCGAACACATGTTCGTTCATTCTGAAATCACAAGGAACCGCGCTCGCCTCCGGTGCGTCATAACCACGGGACACGAGCAACCCGCGAGCAGAGGAACAGTCGCCGAGCCTGTTCGGCAAACCTGTCAGACCCCGTGGCTAGCGTGCACATCACGTCGGCAACACCGCAGACCACCACCCACGGCCGGTCACCGGCCCGAGTTCGGAGGAGAATCTCATGGCACCAGCACCGCAGGATCGGGAGAAGGCGCTCGATCTGGCTCTCGCGCAGATCGACAAGAACTTCGGCAAGGGTTCGGTCATGCGACTCGGCGAGGAGACCCGTCAGCCGATCGAGGTGATCCCCACCGGCTCCATCTCGCTCGATGTGGCGCTCGGTATCGGTGGTCTGCCGCGTGGCCGGATCATCGAGGTCTACGGACCGGAGTCGTCGGGTAAGACGACCGTGGCACTGCATGCGGTCGCCAACGCCCAAGCGCAGGGCGGGATCGCGGCATTCATCGACGCCGAGCACGCGCTCGATCCCGACTACGCCGCCAAGCTCGGGGTGGACACCGACGCGCTGCTGGTGTCGCAGCCCGATACCGGTGAGCAGGCACTCGAGATCGCCGACATGCTGATCCGCTCCGGCGCGCTGGACATCCTGGTCATCGACTCCGTGGCGGCGCTGGTGCCGCGTGCGGAGATCGAGGGCGAGATGGGTGACAGTCACGTGGGTCTGCAGGCACGGCTGATGAGCCAGGCCCTTCGCAAGATGACCTCTGCGCTGAGCAACTCGAAGACCACGGCCATCTTCATCAATCAGCTGCGCGAGAAGATCGGTGTGATGTTCGGTTCGCCGGAGACCACCACCGGCGGTAAGGCGTTGAAGTTCTACTCCTCGGTCCGTCTCGACGTACGACGGATCGAGACGCTCAAGGACGGCACCGATGCGGTGGGTAACCGTACGCGGGTGAAGATCGTCAAGAACAAGGTCGCCCCACCGTTCAAGCAGGCCGAGTTCGACATCCTCTACGGCCACGGCATCAGCAAGGAGGGTTCGCTGATCGACATGGGTGTGGCCGAGGGCTTCATCCGGAAGTCCGGGTCGTGGTTCACCTATGAGGGTGATCAGCTCGGTCAGGGCAAGGAGAATGCGCGCAAGTTCTTGATCGAGAACGACGACATCCGCGACGAGATCGAGAAGAAGATCAAGGAGAAGCTGGGGATCGGCGCGGTGGTCGACGCCGACGACGTCGCCCCGGCGCCGGTGGAGTTCTGATACCCCCGACGTTCTGATATCACCGATGACTACCACCTCAGACCCCGAGGAACGAACCGGACCCAGCGCCTGGGATGCGGCACTCCGTCTCCTCGGGGTCCGAGCTCGTTCCCGACAGGAGATGATCGAGCGCCTCGCGCGCAAGGGTTTCGACCCCGACACCGTCGATGAGGTGATGGCGCGCCTCGACAAACATCACCTCATCGACGACGAGGACTTCGCCGCCGAGTGGGTTCGCTCACGGCACGCGCATTCCGCCCGCGGGCGGGTCGCGTTGCGACAGGAGTTGCGGGCCAAGGGCATCGACCCCGGCATTGTCGAGTCCACACTCGCCGACCTCGATCCCGAGGACGAGCGTGCAGTGGCCGCCGAACTGGTCGACAAGAAACTCACGCCGGGTCAGGTCGATCGGCTGCGCGCCGACCCGGGTACGCGCGACGCCGTGTTCCGCCGGCTGGCCGGCATGCTGATGCGACGTGGGTACCCCCAGTCACTGGCCATCGAGGTGGTCACCGAATCGCTGGACGCGGCGACCACCCTCGACTGATGGATTGATCAGATCCCCGCCGGGTCGGCTGGGCTACTTCTTGCCGAACGACGGCATGTTCTCGGCGGCGGCCTGGTCGGCTTCGTCGTGGTCGGCGACCTTGGTCTTGCGACGCCCACTTCGCAGTCGGGCCTCGAGATAGGTCGCGAACGACGACAGTCCGAAGTTGATCAGGATCATCACGATGGCCACCACGACGAGCGCCGGCAGGTAGTTGCCGTAGTACGACGCGGACTGGATGCCGGAACGGACCACCTCGACGTAGCCGATGGCATACCCGAGCGCGCTGTCCTTGAGTGCGATCACCATCTGCGAGATCAGGGCGGGCAGCATCGCCGTGACCGCCTGGGGCAGCAGGATCACGCGCATCATCTGGCTCTTGCTCAAGCCCAACGCCTGCGAGGCCTCGGTCTGGCCCTTGGGCAACGAGTTGATACCCGAGCGGATGATCTCGGCGATGACCGAGCCGTTGTAGAGCGTCAGACCGGTGACCACGGCTGCGAAGGCCAACTGCGACGACGGGAAGATCGCGTAGTCGGCGAACAGATAGTAGGCGAAGATCATCAGGATCAGCACCGGGATGGCGCGGAACACCTCGACGATCAGGCCGGAGATCGCGCGTACCCAGGCGTGGTCGGAGAGCCGGCCGATACCCAGAACCGCACCGAACACCAGCGCGAGAACGATCGAGACCGCGGCCGCCTTCAACGTGCCCCACAACCCGGGCAAGATGTAGGTCGTCCACGTCGTCGATGTGATGAACGGGTCCCATTTCTCGGCCGTGAGCTGATCGTTGCCGGCGAGAACCCAGAGCACGTAGGCCGCGATCGCGACCAGGATCGCGATGAACACCACCGCGATGATGGCGTTGCGGCGCCGGGCCTTCGGGCCCGGAGCGTCGTAGAGGACGGTGGCGTTGGCGCTCATCGCTTCACCGCCAGTCGCTTGGCGAGGTAACCGAACACGAATCCCTCCGTCAGCGTGATGATCATGAATCCGATCGCGATGATCGCGAACACCGCGATGATCTGGTCGGAGAACGTCTCGATCTCCTCCTTCATCAGCAGCGACGCCTCGGCGACACCGATCACCGAGGCCACCGTGGTGTTCTTGGTGAGCGCGATGAGGACGCTGCCCATCGGCCCGATGACCGACCGAATCGCCTGGGGCAACACGACGATCCCGAACACCTGGGGAAACGTGAGGCCCAGCGAACGTGCTGCCTCGGCCTGCCCGAGCGGCACCGTGTTGAAGCCCGATCGCAGGGTCTCGCATACGAATGTCGCCGTGTAGAGGATGAAGGCCAGCACGGCGAGCCAGAAGTTGTTGTTCTCGATGAAGTTCTCGTTGTCGGGCGCGAGCGCGAGACCGAGGTTCTGATAGAGCCCGATCGAACAGAACAGCACGATCAAGGTCAGCGGGGTGTTGCGCACGATGTTGACATACACATCGGCGAAGCCGCGCATCACCGGGACCGGCGACACCCGCATCGCAGCCAGCACGGTGCCCCAGATGAGCGCGCCGATGGCAGAGAAGAAGGTGAGTTTCAGGGTCACCCAGAAGGCCGGCCACAACTGTGGCCCCATATCCGCCCAGAGTTCACTCATGTCGGTGCGCCACCTCCCTCGTCAGCTCAGGCCCGGCGGGCACGGTGTCGGCTCCGACTCCAGGAAATCGAGGTTCCCCGGGTCCGGAGTGAACATGTACTGCGAATCCGGTGCCTCGGCGCGGTCGATCATGCGGTCGACCTGTTCATCGCCGATGGCGTCACGCAGCGCCTCATCCCACGGCGACTGCCCGTCGGGTCCCGGCTGCATCATCGCGTCGAGCGCCTCGTTGATCGCGGTCACGACCTCCGGGTCGTCCTTGGCCACGCCGATCCCGTAGTACTCGGTGGAGAACGGGGTGCCCGCGGTCTTGAGTGCGTCCTTGACGCACGCGTCCTTCGGATAATTCATGTCGACGAGCTTGAACTCGTCGGGGAAGAAGTTCGCGTAGCCGGCGAGGATGACCTCGTCGGTGGTCAGCGCGTCGACCTTGCCGCGCCGCAACGCCTCGACACAGCTCGAATAGGAGTCGTACTCCTGGAGCTGAACCGACGGCAACTGTGCTTTCACGTTCTGCGCCGACGTGGAGCCGGTGACCGAGCAGAGCTTCTTGCCGTTGTTGAGGTCGGTCAGCGTGGTGATCGAATCGTCGTCGTCGCGGACCAGCAGGCCTTGGTAGTTGATCAGATACGGGCCGGCGAAATCGACCTCGTTGGCGCGCGAGGAGGTGATCGAATAGGTGGCCGCGATCATGTCGACCTCACCGTTCTTGATCAGGGTCTCGCGTTGCGCCGACGGAGTCTCCCGCCACCGGATCTCCGGGTGCTCGACGCCGAGCGAATCGGCGATGTGATTGACCACATAGGTCGAGACGGCCGGGTCGAACCCGGTCACGATCTTGTCGGGGTTGCGGATGCCCAGGCCCGGCTGATCGTATTTCGTGCCCAGCACCACGGTGCCGTCGCGGATCGAGTCGACGAGGTTGCGGGGCTCGGAACTGCCGCATGCCGCCATCGTCGCGACGACGAGGGCCGCGGCCACCGCCAACAGGCCGAGAGTGGACATGCGCGGTGGGCGTTTGGGCGACTTCACTGGTGCGCTGCCCATCTCAGTGGCCGAGGATCTTCCCGAGGAAATCCCGTGCGCGTTCGGATTCCGGTTGGGAGAAGAAGCTTTCTGGATCTGAGTCCTCCACGATCGCGCCGTCGGCCATGAAGATGACGCGATCGGCTGCTTTGCGGGCGAAGCCCATCTCGTGGGTCACCACGAGCATGGTCATCCCCTCCTTGGCGAGTGACACCATGACGTCGAGGACCTCGTTGACCATCTCGGGGTCCAGCGCCGAGGTCGGTTCGTCGAACAGCATGATCTTCGGGTCCATGGCCAGCGATCGGGCGATCGCCACACGCTGTTGCTGGCCACCGGAGAGTTGGGCGGGATACTTGTCCTTCTGGCTCGCGATGCCGACCCGGTCGAGCAGTTCCAGGGCACGGGCGTTCGCGTCGGCCTTGCTCTTCTTGCGCACCTTCATCGGGGCGAGCGTCACGTTCTCCAGGATGGTCTTGTGCGCGAAGAGGTTGAACGACTGGAAGACCATCCCGACGTCGGCGCGCAGACGCGCGAGATCGCGACCCTCGTCGGGCAGTGCGCGCCCCTCGACCTCGATCACGCCGCTGTCGACCGGTTCGAGGCGGTTGATGGTGCGGCACAGCGTCGATTTGCCCGAGCCCGACGGTCCCAGGACCACCACGACCTGTCCGGCAGGAACCTCGAGGTCGATGTCGCGCAGCACGTGCAGGTCCCCGAAGTGCTTCTGCACGTTCTTCATCACGATCATCGG containing:
- a CDS encoding MmcQ/YjbR family DNA-binding protein, which translates into the protein MPLPNRAATVEDIHSTARGMPHVSDVGTHPDRPVYQVGGKSFVFFRTPRPDAVDPDTGQRYDDVVVIWVPSEADKLALVQDERSPFFTTGHFDGHLSVLLRISRVAELTRDELVEVIQDAWLSRASARRAATWLAEHGLG
- a CDS encoding TerC family protein, with the protein product MDVSSTVWIVTCVVIAGLFVFDFFAHVRVPHAPSLKESGSWSAVYIGIAILFGFFVWWQWGATYGGEYFAGYVTEKALSVDNLFVFVIIMSKFAVPKEYQQKVLLLGIVMALVLRGLFIAVGAAAINAYAWVFYLFGAFLIYTAIKLVRESDDPVDHEEQRETRLERFVKRRLRTTDDYDRDKLFTRVNGKRMATPMLMVLIVIGFTDILFALDSIPAIYGLTQEPYLVFTANAFALMGLRQLYFLLGGLLDRLVYLSYGLSFILAFIGVKLVLHALHENTLPFINGGEHVSVPEVSTPVSLGVIVLTLVITTVASLMSSKNRTQSESSGT
- a CDS encoding YciI family protein gives rise to the protein MTIFAVHYTYTPAKAAVRDEYRSRHREWLGEEFRAGNVLTSGPYPDSTGALILIRADSLDAAEAFLANDPFNAHQAVDGVRVVEWTQVYGPFGA
- a CDS encoding amino-acid N-acetyltransferase encodes the protein MSAGGPESGRDGGDRTPVIRRARTSDVPRIKELIDQYAGRILLEKNLVTLYESVQEFWVADIDGVVVGCGALHVLWADLGEVRTVAVDSGYGGQGIGHRLVGRLMDAARELQLSRVFVLTFETSFFARHGFAEIEGTPVTREVFEEMCRSYDTGVAEFLDLSYVKPNTLGNTRMLATLY
- the pgsA gene encoding CDP-diacylglycerol--glycerol-3-phosphate 3-phosphatidyltransferase, producing the protein MTDRVRRAVEESGGLANAGRGPDHITDPVDPVPVVNIANALTVVRIILVPVFIVALFMAGGHDTGWRIAAAVIFGIAAITDRYDGRLARERGLVTDFGKLADPIADKALIGSALVGLSILGDLSWWVTAVILTRELGVTALRFWVLRHGVIPASRGGKLKTLLQAVAIGLYLLPLAGVWHVVAAVIMGVAVVVTVLTGGDYVWQALVLRRRSLRQTGPGRVTAGD
- a CDS encoding helix-turn-helix domain-containing protein, producing MAVLLREALGDSLRRVRTAQGRTLREVSTDARVSLGYLSEVERGQKEASSELLAAICDALDVEIAELLLDVGHAMLPADHELVGAADSVTAGEVGVLDAKVVIHGPAGRAETALAAA
- a CDS encoding PspA/IM30 family protein: MANPFVKLWRYLMALGNAKIDENADPKVQIQQAIEDAQRQHQALSQQAASVIGNQRQLEMKLNRQLEEIEKLQANTRQALTLADQATTAGDTQKAQEYTNAAEAFAAQLVTAEQSVEDLKVLHDQSLQAAEQAKKAVERNAMVLQQKLAERSKLLSQLEQAKMQEQVSASLNQMSELSVPGNTPNLDQVRDKIERRYANALGQADLARNSVQGRMHEVEQAGVQMAGHARLEQIRASMSGGALPSSGSAEAAAPAQPTTQPATEQPPQTGN
- a CDS encoding glycosyltransferase, producing the protein MTRPTASHRCGRPSSRRIAIVAGPDAGHAFPAFALAERLTSAGIETVVYTGEQWRATAGTRGVCVAALPGLAAITGDDDADAGAKLSRRAARIAVGLAPILATTRVDLVISDVITVGGAWAAELAGIPWIELSPHPLYLPSAGRPPIGAGLEPGVGRAGRLRDAALRTATRRSLRAGERQRARARSTIGLFGLGEPVARLVATLPGLEVWRPDWPADTHLIGPLLWEPTDAVFDHPAGDGPLVLIAPSTAVTGAADMVSTTLAAVTGELADLSVRVVVSALQSPDGIESSARVVVGTGRQDEVLTHAALVICGGGHGMLAKSLMASVPVVTVPGGGDQWELANRVQRQGSGVLVRPLTVDAVAAAVREVLTDPGFAAAASQVSVSAREVTDPVRIVQWLLDRSGHHLA
- a CDS encoding DUF3046 domain-containing protein, which codes for MRLTEFTELMTEQFGTQSADSILVDHVLIDFGGRTGAQAIDDGIDPRDVWVAICRDFDVPRHRW
- the recA gene encoding recombinase RecA → MAPAPQDREKALDLALAQIDKNFGKGSVMRLGEETRQPIEVIPTGSISLDVALGIGGLPRGRIIEVYGPESSGKTTVALHAVANAQAQGGIAAFIDAEHALDPDYAAKLGVDTDALLVSQPDTGEQALEIADMLIRSGALDILVIDSVAALVPRAEIEGEMGDSHVGLQARLMSQALRKMTSALSNSKTTAIFINQLREKIGVMFGSPETTTGGKALKFYSSVRLDVRRIETLKDGTDAVGNRTRVKIVKNKVAPPFKQAEFDILYGHGISKEGSLIDMGVAEGFIRKSGSWFTYEGDQLGQGKENARKFLIENDDIRDEIEKKIKEKLGIGAVVDADDVAPAPVEF
- a CDS encoding regulatory protein RecX translates to MTTTSDPEERTGPSAWDAALRLLGVRARSRQEMIERLARKGFDPDTVDEVMARLDKHHLIDDEDFAAEWVRSRHAHSARGRVALRQELRAKGIDPGIVESTLADLDPEDERAVAAELVDKKLTPGQVDRLRADPGTRDAVFRRLAGMLMRRGYPQSLAIEVVTESLDAATTLD